From the Clostridium sp. Marseille-P299 genome, one window contains:
- a CDS encoding Cof-type HAD-IIB family hydrolase — translation MIKLIASDMDGTLLLNGAQSISNRAIELIKQLSEKGIIFVAASGRQYPNLYRLFGENSKDMAFICENGALTMYQDHVICKEAMDRNLAMSIIHDIDNRVGCEVLISGQGTSFIRPKQEAFLHRMRDVVKNNVTVINNFDDIKEDIIKVSAYEVNGIENSSDYFTNKWESKLKCTVSGHQWIDFVNPDVNKGSSLEKLMKALNVSPEEVLAFGDNYNDLEMLSLAKYGYVMNNAVEDIKKRYHYHTSSVEEILEELNRNPSYLQ, via the coding sequence ATGATAAAATTAATTGCATCTGATATGGATGGAACATTACTTTTAAACGGTGCACAAAGTATAAGTAATCGTGCCATAGAATTAATCAAACAACTATCTGAAAAAGGAATTATATTCGTTGCTGCAAGCGGGCGTCAATACCCAAATTTATATCGTTTATTCGGTGAAAATAGCAAAGATATGGCCTTCATTTGCGAAAATGGTGCACTAACGATGTATCAAGATCACGTAATATGTAAAGAAGCTATGGATCGTAACTTAGCCATGTCAATCATACATGATATTGATAATAGAGTTGGATGTGAAGTTCTTATTTCAGGCCAAGGCACTTCCTTTATTCGCCCGAAACAAGAAGCTTTCTTACATCGTATGAGAGATGTTGTAAAAAATAATGTAACTGTAATAAATAATTTTGATGACATTAAGGAAGATATCATTAAAGTCTCCGCTTATGAAGTAAATGGAATAGAAAATTCTAGCGATTATTTTACGAACAAATGGGAGTCCAAGTTAAAATGTACGGTTTCCGGTCATCAATGGATTGACTTTGTAAATCCGGATGTAAATAAAGGTTCTTCCCTAGAAAAACTTATGAAAGCCCTTAATGTATCCCCAGAAGAAGTTCTAGCCTTTGGCGATAATTATAATGACCTTGAAATGTTATCTCTTGCAAAGTATGGATATGTTATGAATAATGCTGTTGAGGATATTAAAAAGCGCTATCACTACCATACTTCATCTGTTGAAGAGATTTTAGAGGAATTAAATCGTAATCCCTCCTACCTCCAGTAA
- a CDS encoding Ig-like domain-containing protein, protein MLKRKAITVLTMSVALSTAMGYSTSHINVYAESYDKEAVFLEQILEGIENATLILNQKSGSNDVTLALEFSEDFDKSITSFEVLIQLDQSKIKNVSMDWNKKFAANHCRYTYNETTGELKLYVVDSKDLLDDRKITIGSMNIESDETTKFNSSLVLQELKTVDLQHNSDAVTVDRTAQTIEFTPSTKPTVTPTVTPIVTPTVTPTVAPTVTPTVAPTIAPTATPTPTPSKPSTSNPSTGSSGTTTPSIVTVQGIKLNKTKATLLIGKTVNLTATVAPTNASNKLVTWSSDNEKVAKVSKDGKVTAIGTGTATITVRSNDRPNIKATAVITVKEKTVKATRLKLSKTSLVLKPKQSTTLKTTVLPTTVTDDSVVWWSSNPKVATVKNGKIVAKSVGTTTITAKTKDGSNIKATCKVTVSDIKLNKTKATLKIGNSLTLKATVTGNSQKVTWWSSNWKVASVSKTGKVTAKKAGTATITAKANGVTTTFKVTVK, encoded by the coding sequence ATGTTAAAGAGAAAAGCTATAACAGTACTAACAATGTCAGTTGCTTTGTCAACTGCTATGGGATATAGTACTTCACATATAAATGTATATGCAGAATCTTATGATAAAGAAGCTGTTTTTTTAGAACAAATCCTTGAAGGAATAGAGAATGCAACATTAATTCTTAATCAAAAGAGTGGTAGTAATGACGTTACTTTAGCATTAGAATTTAGTGAGGATTTTGATAAGAGCATAACCTCCTTTGAAGTTCTAATACAATTAGATCAAAGTAAGATTAAGAATGTTTCAATGGATTGGAATAAAAAATTTGCAGCAAATCATTGTAGATATACTTACAATGAAACAACAGGAGAACTAAAACTTTATGTTGTAGATAGCAAAGATTTACTTGATGATAGGAAAATTACCATTGGTAGTATGAATATAGAAAGTGACGAAACTACAAAGTTTAATTCGTCATTAGTTTTACAAGAACTAAAGACTGTTGATTTACAACATAATAGTGATGCTGTTACTGTTGATCGAACAGCACAAACTATAGAGTTTACACCATCAACAAAACCTACTGTAACACCTACAGTGACACCTATTGTAACGCCTACTGTAACACCTACTGTAGCACCAACAGTAACACCAACAGTAGCACCTACAATAGCGCCTACAGCAACACCTACACCAACACCATCAAAGCCTTCCACAAGTAATCCATCCACAGGCTCATCTGGAACAACAACACCATCCATTGTAACAGTGCAAGGAATTAAATTAAATAAGACAAAGGCAACGTTACTAATTGGAAAAACAGTAAACTTAACAGCAACAGTTGCACCAACGAATGCAAGTAATAAACTTGTTACTTGGTCCTCAGATAATGAGAAAGTTGCAAAAGTCTCCAAAGATGGTAAGGTTACAGCGATTGGTACAGGAACTGCAACCATTACGGTTCGTTCTAATGATAGACCTAATATTAAAGCAACTGCTGTAATTACAGTAAAAGAAAAAACAGTAAAAGCTACAAGACTTAAGTTATCAAAAACTTCATTGGTATTAAAACCAAAACAAAGTACAACTTTAAAAACTACTGTTTTACCAACAACGGTTACTGATGATTCTGTAGTATGGTGGAGCAGTAATCCTAAAGTTGCGACTGTAAAGAATGGAAAAATTGTTGCAAAATCAGTTGGAACAACAACAATTACGGCTAAGACAAAAGATGGATCTAACATAAAGGCAACTTGTAAGGTAACCGTATCTGATATTAAATTAAATAAAACAAAAGCTACCTTAAAGATAGGAAACTCACTTACATTAAAAGCGACTGTAACTGGCAATAGTCAAAAAGTCACTTGGTGGTCTAGCAATTGGAAAGTTGCATCAGTATCCAAAACAGGTAAGGTAACAGCTAAAAAAGCAGGAACAGCAACAATTACTGCGAAAGCAAATGGAGTTACTACAACCTTCAAGGTTACAGTGAAATAA
- a CDS encoding histidine phosphatase family protein — MRIYLIRHARQSSTLCNVNVNLSKEGIEQAHLLGERIAKYRPDAIYSSNLLRAVETADIVSSYLDDVPRFIEEDLREIDFGDLTGYSDEYNETHYGDFLSRRKSMIEDLAFPNGENGQQVYDRAIKVINEITSLDFKRVAVVTHGGTIRSLVTGLLKMSQADKLMFAVSLENSSITEIIYDEDSKRFYLERFNDYSHLEVKPELLRNYWR, encoded by the coding sequence ATGAGAATTTATTTAATAAGGCATGCAAGACAAAGCAGTACATTATGTAACGTAAACGTAAATTTATCAAAAGAAGGAATTGAGCAGGCCCACTTATTAGGGGAACGAATCGCAAAATATAGGCCCGATGCAATTTATTCCAGCAATTTATTAAGAGCAGTTGAAACTGCTGATATTGTATCTTCTTATCTTGATGATGTACCACGCTTTATAGAAGAAGATCTTAGGGAAATCGATTTTGGAGATTTGACTGGATATAGTGATGAGTACAATGAAACCCATTATGGAGATTTTCTATCAAGAAGAAAATCTATGATAGAAGATCTCGCATTCCCAAACGGAGAAAATGGGCAACAAGTTTATGATCGAGCAATTAAAGTAATCAACGAAATTACATCCTTAGATTTTAAGAGAGTTGCCGTTGTAACACACGGTGGAACCATACGTTCATTAGTAACGGGACTACTTAAAATGAGTCAAGCAGATAAACTAATGTTTGCTGTTTCTCTTGAGAATAGTAGCATTACAGAAATAATTTATGATGAAGATTCAAAAAGATTTTATCTGGAACGTTTCAATGACTATTCTCATTTAGAGGTAAAACCTGAATTGCTACGTAATTACTGGAGGTAG
- a CDS encoding fibronectin type III domain-containing protein, giving the protein MQRSRIVAAALAATLTLQTTPIASAASTVTMENLSVVNSMQQKSVERSTGNGGIAVEIDLVLPVDYSKGIGIKGVLENSYGTSYDLEFSYDSTNQKLYGSSLDCEPGDYTLTITGDGYQQFEQAIKVEANYVTKLSIKNSHELDEVFKDGTRPGVIGYGDVNSDGYIDDEDMTSMMDAIASNSTQTEYDLNKDGMVDISDASYISYNLDGKNIESSAVLVLSTNNINVEPITGDIVGDINDILSDTGVVQLKPENTEEISESNPIQIDIDVNSNGSTTEGITIAPPSNSENAITEGIITVEDENGVTYEVSIGQTTVDESANAKARLSTLSTRAAATVVVESDGTIVINLNNQVAIKKVSIKVTGTNSRKLAEIAKVEFLNDMESRIPAPTMDIPQNVAAKGGNKEFTVTWSKASNVTGYEVEITSEKGTQTLRTGTNSITVKQFLNDKLKNGTEYTVRVQSTNGEWKSGYSSAVVVIPKATKAPNAPENISINGGYKLLNISWKSMEDTDSYNLYYREKGSSDDYKEITGITKNSYQLSNLKVNTTYEIYLRGVNEIGVSGNSAVSIGKTTELEYAKTSNYKLINVPQEDGKTAHIKSVTYYSGKYSNNFAVVDNDYGTDWILNSWQSGGFSGSLVGPVVEFDNFYKMDRFIIVESSKQTYDYFYSKVRYWDEAGKEHIISGKHTKKKDSAGKIYYEFSLDEPITTNKIQINFSNYLAYADGMISIAEMKFYEYDTIEDEIYNLFEDDTHISLKESVTIDIINELEKRLNTPDEVSGELHYKKGILEVELNNAKAILNQEALREAIKVDTTVTKAKDSHLGFQSGLNAWQPLGITAHEGEQLIIYVGRDDAKVGSNSNLKLIATQFHAESGTWFKEVVSNLKVGKNEITIPKISSMATEHGGALYVEFTGNNDQLNMSVRVSGGTDIPVLDISKMDSESEKKAAIKTYIQELTEYVNGLEEKHNSGHKGNEDSNCDYDYDNTNCIYNVTDIVLDKMMYSVSAEQVLKGILSKAGNDDIDQQVEVLYENFNAMDQMLNLFYQHKGLVNYPTDQTEYAAFVKQYGDKNKMPSSRLNIRYQRMFAGAFMYAGGLHIGIEWDSIPGLMTGEPVTSVDGKYESGQLFGWGIAHEIGHIINQGDYAIAEITNNYFSILAQAKETNDSVRFSYDEVYKKVTSGTLGRADNVFTSLAMYWQLHLAYDNGYNYKTYDTYEEQFNNLIFARIDAYARNNSLAPKFADGRAFTLSDATDTDNKLMRLACAAAKKDLLDFFRSWGMVPNETTIEYASQFEKETRKIQYITDEARDYRIINSDQAEEIAMVTSGAAISATLDNQPNSKQVTIQFDVAGMEDNSLLGYEIIRNGQTVAFVDGSATEYVDTVTFNNKVANYSVIAYDKFLNATEEYKLDPIKIKHDGSIDKVKWSATTNMTSENDEVVSDDACGLNPIKAVVDTINNDYSNTYTGTTNNGDAYVVLNLGEVTQIIGLKYTKGTENSIKNYEIQVNTNGSDWTSIKTGTFNSELSEETVFFTKENSELGTSVDIQEVSYVKLIAKGQSTVSINELDLIGQPDDNVELLPDGIGILKDDLVVDEANNVVIPAGSVVFTGDYSGHPAFNVVLLIDADTDQVVPGTQYIFAEDPADAELGAVSSGTWIYCIEPDEDGQLPTLPKNIKAELYRVDNAVTLEGQRFVSNTLTVEMPEELGDIIINAR; this is encoded by the coding sequence ATGCAAAGATCAAGAATCGTAGCAGCCGCTTTAGCTGCTACACTGACGTTACAAACAACACCGATAGCATCTGCTGCTAGTACAGTAACAATGGAAAATTTAAGTGTTGTTAATTCAATGCAACAAAAGAGTGTGGAGAGAAGCACTGGGAATGGTGGAATAGCGGTAGAGATAGATTTAGTTTTACCAGTGGACTATTCCAAGGGTATAGGAATTAAAGGTGTACTAGAGAATTCATATGGAACTAGCTATGATTTAGAGTTTTCTTATGATAGTACAAATCAAAAATTATATGGATCAAGTTTGGATTGCGAACCAGGGGATTATACCCTAACAATAACAGGTGATGGATACCAACAATTTGAGCAAGCAATTAAAGTTGAAGCAAATTATGTTACTAAGTTAAGCATTAAGAATAGTCATGAACTTGATGAAGTGTTTAAAGATGGTACAAGACCAGGCGTTATTGGATATGGTGATGTAAATAGCGATGGTTATATTGACGATGAAGATATGACAAGCATGATGGATGCTATCGCAAGTAATTCCACGCAAACTGAGTATGACTTGAACAAAGATGGAATGGTAGATATCTCAGATGCAAGTTACATATCATATAATTTAGACGGAAAGAATATAGAAAGTTCGGCTGTATTAGTATTATCAACAAATAATATTAATGTGGAACCTATAACTGGAGATATCGTAGGTGATATCAATGACATATTGTCTGACACAGGAGTAGTACAGCTAAAGCCAGAAAATACAGAAGAGATTAGTGAAAGCAATCCGATTCAAATCGATATTGATGTTAATTCAAACGGATCAACAACAGAAGGAATCACAATTGCACCTCCATCTAATTCAGAAAATGCGATTACAGAAGGAATTATCACAGTAGAAGATGAAAATGGCGTTACATATGAAGTATCCATTGGGCAAACAACAGTAGATGAAAGTGCTAACGCAAAAGCAAGATTGTCTACATTAAGCACAAGAGCTGCCGCAACCGTAGTGGTAGAATCCGATGGAACAATTGTAATTAATTTAAATAATCAAGTTGCCATTAAAAAAGTATCCATTAAAGTAACTGGAACGAATAGTAGAAAATTAGCTGAAATAGCTAAAGTAGAATTCTTAAATGATATGGAAAGTAGAATTCCAGCCCCAACAATGGATATTCCACAAAACGTAGCTGCAAAAGGCGGAAATAAAGAATTTACAGTTACTTGGAGTAAAGCAAGTAATGTAACCGGATACGAAGTTGAGATTACATCAGAAAAAGGTACACAAACTCTTCGTACAGGTACAAATAGTATTACTGTAAAGCAATTTTTAAATGATAAACTTAAAAATGGAACAGAGTATACGGTACGTGTTCAGTCAACAAATGGAGAGTGGAAAAGTGGTTACAGTTCAGCGGTTGTAGTAATTCCAAAAGCTACAAAAGCTCCTAATGCACCAGAGAACATTTCCATTAACGGTGGATATAAACTATTAAATATTTCATGGAAGAGCATGGAAGATACAGATAGTTATAATTTATATTATAGAGAAAAAGGTTCTTCCGATGATTATAAAGAAATCACAGGAATTACAAAGAATAGCTATCAGTTAAGTAACTTAAAGGTTAACACTACATATGAAATCTATTTAAGAGGAGTCAATGAGATCGGAGTCAGCGGTAATTCCGCTGTATCTATCGGCAAAACGACTGAATTAGAGTACGCGAAAACAAGTAATTATAAGTTAATAAATGTACCACAAGAAGATGGAAAAACAGCTCATATTAAATCCGTTACTTATTATAGTGGAAAATACAGTAATAATTTTGCGGTTGTAGATAACGATTATGGTACAGATTGGATCTTGAATTCATGGCAATCTGGAGGATTTAGTGGTTCTTTAGTAGGACCAGTTGTAGAATTTGATAATTTCTACAAGATGGACCGTTTCATTATCGTAGAAAGTAGCAAACAAACTTATGATTATTTCTACAGCAAAGTTAGATATTGGGATGAAGCTGGAAAAGAGCATATTATCAGTGGAAAACATACGAAGAAAAAAGACTCTGCTGGAAAAATATATTATGAGTTTAGCTTAGATGAGCCAATTACTACAAATAAAATACAGATAAACTTCTCTAACTATTTAGCATATGCGGATGGAATGATTTCTATCGCTGAAATGAAGTTCTATGAGTATGACACAATTGAAGATGAAATCTATAATCTATTTGAAGATGATACTCATATCAGCCTAAAAGAAAGTGTAACAATTGATATAATTAATGAATTAGAAAAACGATTAAATACACCAGATGAAGTAAGTGGTGAACTACATTATAAAAAAGGTATCTTAGAGGTCGAGTTAAATAATGCTAAGGCAATTTTAAATCAAGAGGCACTAAGAGAAGCAATCAAGGTTGATACAACGGTAACAAAAGCAAAAGATTCTCATTTAGGATTTCAAAGTGGTTTGAATGCATGGCAACCATTAGGAATTACTGCACATGAAGGTGAGCAATTAATAATCTATGTAGGTAGAGATGATGCTAAGGTAGGTTCTAATAGTAATTTAAAATTAATTGCAACACAATTTCATGCTGAGTCCGGTACCTGGTTTAAAGAAGTTGTATCTAATCTAAAGGTTGGTAAAAATGAGATAACCATACCAAAGATTAGTTCTATGGCGACAGAACATGGTGGGGCTTTATATGTAGAGTTCACTGGTAATAATGATCAATTGAATATGAGTGTAAGAGTAAGTGGAGGAACCGATATTCCTGTACTTGATATCAGTAAAATGGATTCTGAGTCTGAAAAGAAAGCTGCAATCAAAACATATATTCAGGAATTAACCGAATATGTAAATGGATTGGAAGAAAAGCATAATAGTGGCCACAAAGGAAATGAAGATAGCAACTGTGATTACGATTATGACAACACAAATTGTATTTATAATGTGACTGACATCGTTCTTGATAAGATGATGTATTCTGTATCAGCGGAACAAGTACTGAAAGGTATCCTTAGTAAGGCTGGAAACGATGATATTGATCAACAAGTAGAAGTTTTATATGAAAACTTTAATGCAATGGATCAGATGCTTAATTTATTCTATCAGCACAAGGGATTAGTTAATTATCCAACAGATCAGACAGAATATGCAGCATTTGTAAAGCAATATGGCGATAAAAACAAAATGCCATCTAGTAGATTAAATATTAGATACCAAAGAATGTTTGCAGGAGCATTTATGTATGCAGGTGGACTTCACATTGGTATTGAATGGGATAGTATACCAGGACTTATGACTGGTGAACCAGTAACAAGTGTAGATGGTAAATATGAAAGTGGACAATTATTTGGTTGGGGTATTGCCCATGAAATAGGACATATCATCAACCAGGGTGATTATGCCATTGCAGAAATAACAAATAATTATTTCTCCATACTTGCTCAAGCAAAGGAAACAAATGATTCTGTAAGATTTAGTTATGATGAGGTTTATAAGAAAGTAACTTCTGGAACTCTTGGTAGAGCAGACAATGTATTTACAAGCTTAGCTATGTATTGGCAACTTCATTTAGCATATGACAACGGTTATAACTATAAAACCTACGATACTTATGAAGAACAATTTAATAATTTAATCTTCGCAAGAATTGATGCATATGCAAGAAATAATTCATTAGCACCTAAATTTGCAGATGGAAGAGCCTTTACGTTAAGTGATGCAACAGATACTGATAACAAATTAATGAGATTAGCTTGTGCAGCAGCAAAGAAAGATCTTTTAGATTTCTTTAGAAGCTGGGGTATGGTTCCAAACGAAACTACCATTGAATATGCATCTCAATTTGAGAAAGAAACAAGAAAGATTCAATATATCACAGATGAAGCAAGAGATTATAGAATCATCAATAGTGATCAGGCAGAAGAGATTGCCATGGTGACTAGCGGTGCTGCAATTTCAGCTACACTTGACAATCAACCAAATTCAAAACAGGTAACCATTCAATTCGATGTTGCAGGTATGGAAGATAATAGTTTATTAGGTTACGAAATTATTCGCAATGGACAAACTGTGGCATTTGTAGATGGTTCTGCAACAGAATACGTAGATACCGTTACATTTAATAATAAGGTAGCCAACTATTCAGTCATCGCATATGATAAATTCTTAAATGCAACAGAGGAATATAAATTAGACCCAATTAAAATTAAACACGATGGAAGTATTGACAAGGTTAAGTGGAGTGCTACTACGAATATGACTTCTGAGAATGATGAGGTTGTAAGTGATGATGCTTGTGGACTTAATCCAATCAAAGCAGTAGTGGATACTATTAATAATGATTACAGCAATACTTATACCGGTACTACGAATAATGGGGATGCATATGTAGTACTTAACTTAGGAGAAGTAACACAAATCATTGGATTAAAATATACAAAAGGTACAGAAAACTCCATTAAGAATTATGAAATTCAAGTAAACACGAATGGTTCTGACTGGACATCTATAAAAACAGGAACATTTAATAGTGAACTTTCTGAAGAAACAGTATTCTTCACAAAGGAAAATTCTGAGCTTGGAACTAGTGTAGATATTCAGGAAGTATCTTATGTAAAACTTATTGCAAAAGGACAAAGTACAGTAAGTATCAATGAGCTTGATCTTATCGGACAGCCAGATGATAATGTTGAATTATTACCGGATGGAATTGGTATATTAAAAGATGATTTAGTGGTAGATGAGGCAAACAACGTTGTGATACCAGCCGGTTCTGTTGTATTTACAGGTGATTATAGTGGACATCCTGCATTTAATGTGGTTCTTTTAATTGATGCGGATACAGATCAGGTGGTACCTGGAACACAGTATATTTTTGCTGAAGATCCAGCGGATGCTGAACTTGGAGCCGTTAGTAGCGGAACATGGATTTATTGCATTGAACCAGATGAAGATGGCCAATTACCAACATTACCAAAGAATATTAAAGCTGAATTATACCGAGTAGATAATGCAGTGACTTTAGAAGGTCAAAGATTTGTAAGTAATACTTTAACGGTTGAAATGCCAGAAGAATTAGGGGATATTATAATTAATGCACGTTAG
- a CDS encoding bifunctional metallophosphatase/5'-nucleotidase, whose translation MIKRVKRILSFICAIIFFVINTSSNHVYAENLFKIDLDDLKGKLVIIHTNDTHGFLLNDSERSLDAASLVTIKKIFESVGAKVLLLDAGDTIFGTPMFKNDLGSKMVELINEIGYDAITTGNHDYDYGGQRLLDVTSKLTVPLVVSNLIYTTTQKTAAKRYIIVEKGNIRIGIFGITTPNEITGFEKYGDGSLTLTDPLIAAKEVSKKLRKEGADIIIALGHIGMDYRSELSSLDVITEAPDIDLFIDAHSHSSIKLRLVHENGNQTLLVRNLHYFTEIGVVVVDQDGYMHPYTIQKSEMEKFIEDYQ comes from the coding sequence GTGATAAAAAGAGTAAAGCGCATACTTAGTTTTATTTGTGCAATTATATTTTTCGTTATAAATACTAGTTCTAATCATGTGTATGCAGAAAACTTATTTAAAATTGATTTGGATGATCTTAAGGGCAAATTGGTCATTATTCATACCAATGATACCCATGGATTTTTATTAAATGATTCAGAAAGAAGCTTAGACGCAGCGTCATTGGTAACAATAAAAAAGATATTTGAATCTGTAGGAGCTAAAGTTTTATTACTAGATGCCGGTGATACAATATTTGGTACACCGATGTTTAAAAATGATTTGGGTAGTAAAATGGTGGAATTAATTAATGAAATAGGGTATGACGCTATAACAACTGGGAATCATGATTACGATTACGGAGGACAAAGGCTTCTGGATGTTACGAGTAAATTAACGGTACCACTTGTAGTTTCAAACTTAATTTATACTACCACTCAAAAAACAGCAGCAAAGCGATATATTATAGTAGAAAAAGGCAATATTCGAATCGGAATTTTTGGGATTACTACACCAAATGAGATTACAGGATTTGAAAAATATGGTGATGGTTCCTTAACTCTAACGGATCCATTGATTGCTGCAAAAGAAGTAAGCAAGAAGTTAAGGAAAGAAGGAGCCGACATTATTATAGCCTTGGGGCATATTGGGATGGATTATCGATCGGAACTATCTTCATTGGATGTAATAACAGAGGCACCAGATATTGATTTGTTTATCGATGCCCACAGTCATAGTTCAATTAAGTTAAGACTAGTTCATGAGAATGGAAATCAAACGCTTCTCGTACGAAATTTGCATTATTTTACTGAAATCGGAGTGGTTGTAGTAGATCAAGATGGGTATATGCATCCTTATACAATTCAAAAATCTGAGATGGAGAAATTTATCGAGGATTATCAATAA
- a CDS encoding MATE family efflux transporter — translation MSSNQMFSKKDLQKLIIPLIVEQILAVTVGMTDTIMVSIRGEAAVSGVSLVDSINVLLIGLFSALATGGAVVAAQYLGHKEKDKASEAANQLILAVATVAIGIMLTAILLNKQILYLIYRKLDADVMSNARKYFYIIALSYPFIAVYNAGAALFRAMNNSKISMNVSLCMNLINIAGNAFLLFVMHFGVEGSAIATLIARIIGATYILLKLRNQTYDIHISKKFSFKFNSQMVKRILRIGIPNGLENSIFQFGKIIVASMIAGLGTAAVTANAVANTVSSLEVIPGSALGLAMITVVGQCVGANDLEQTKKYTWKLLRYAYLFLIALNFCVILLLNPIVSLYQLSDSTAVIAKQLMLYHSIFCMIIWPSSFTLPNALRAANDVKFTMYVSIISMWIWRIAFSYFLVEVVKIGVIGVWIAMTIDWAFRATLFLTRFRRGGWIKYAFGEKFAKEHVKRKKAIPTV, via the coding sequence GTGTCTTCCAATCAAATGTTTTCTAAGAAAGATTTACAAAAATTAATTATACCATTAATTGTTGAGCAAATACTTGCAGTAACGGTTGGTATGACGGATACAATTATGGTATCAATCAGAGGAGAAGCTGCTGTATCAGGAGTATCTCTCGTGGATTCGATTAATGTTCTTTTAATAGGATTATTCTCAGCATTAGCAACAGGTGGCGCAGTTGTTGCTGCTCAATATTTAGGTCACAAAGAAAAAGATAAAGCAAGTGAAGCAGCAAATCAACTTATTTTAGCAGTTGCCACTGTTGCGATTGGAATTATGTTAACTGCAATTCTATTAAATAAGCAAATCCTTTATCTTATTTACCGAAAACTTGATGCTGATGTTATGTCAAATGCGAGAAAATATTTTTACATAATAGCGTTATCCTATCCTTTCATTGCAGTGTACAATGCGGGAGCAGCATTATTTCGAGCGATGAATAATTCTAAGATTTCAATGAATGTTTCCTTATGTATGAATCTTATTAACATTGCAGGAAATGCGTTTTTACTATTTGTGATGCATTTTGGGGTCGAGGGATCGGCAATTGCAACTTTAATTGCTAGAATCATTGGCGCAACTTATATACTATTAAAATTGCGCAATCAAACGTATGATATACATATTAGTAAGAAATTCAGTTTTAAATTCAATTCCCAGATGGTTAAGAGAATACTTCGAATTGGTATTCCAAATGGACTTGAAAATAGTATCTTTCAATTTGGAAAAATTATTGTGGCCAGTATGATTGCAGGTCTTGGTACCGCTGCAGTTACTGCGAATGCGGTTGCGAATACCGTTAGTAGTTTAGAAGTAATTCCTGGAAGTGCATTGGGGCTAGCAATGATAACTGTTGTGGGTCAATGCGTTGGAGCAAATGATTTAGAACAGACAAAAAAGTATACTTGGAAATTATTAAGATACGCATATCTATTTTTAATTGCATTAAATTTTTGTGTAATTCTATTACTAAATCCAATTGTAAGTTTGTATCAATTAAGCGATAGCACTGCTGTAATAGCAAAGCAATTGATGTTATACCATAGTATCTTTTGTATGATAATTTGGCCATCTTCCTTTACTTTACCAAATGCCTTACGTGCAGCAAATGATGTAAAGTTTACAATGTATGTATCAATTATATCTATGTGGATTTGGAGAATAGCATTTAGTTATTTCTTAGTTGAAGTTGTTAAGATAGGAGTTATAGGAGTATGGATTGCTATGACCATTGATTGGGCCTTTCGAGCAACTCTATTTCTTACAAGATTTCGACGAGGCGGATGGATTAAATATGCCTTTGGAGAAAAATTTGCAAAAGAGCATGTAAAAAGAAAAAAAGCAATACCAACGGTTTAG